TGATCTTCACGTTGACCGAGCTGACCGTCGTCTTCATCCTGACGGGTGGCGGCCCGGTGGATCAGACCCAGGTGCTGGCGAACTACGCGCTGCAGGTCGGCGTGAGCGGCACCCAGCTCGGCCAGGGCGCGGCCATCGCGCTGTACCTGCTGCCCGTGCTGCTGGTGCTGACCGTCCTGTCGCTGCGCCACATCGGCAAGCGGGAGGGCATGTGATCGCGGTGGACGCGCCGGCCCGGCCGGCACATCGACGGCGGCTGATCTCGCGGACCCAACAGGGCAAGCTGACGCGCGCCGCGCTGATGGGGCTGTACGTGCTGGTGGCGGTGTTCCCCTTCTACTGGATGGTGATCACCACCTTCAAGACCAACAGCGACCTGTACACGCTCGCCAACAACCCGCTCTGGTTCAACGAGCCGCCGACGCTCTCGCACATCCAGTACCTCTTCGAGAAGACGCTGTTCGGGCGCTGGATGCTGAACTCGGCGATCATCGGCGTCTGCGTGGTGCTGATCACGCTGGTCATCGCCACGCCGGCCGGCTACGCGCTGGCTCGGCTCGATTTGCCGGGCGCACAGCAACTGGGCATCGTGATTTTCGCGACGTACCTCGTGCCGCCCTCGCTGCTGTTCATCCCGCTGACGAGGGTCGTCTACGGCCTGGGTCTCCAGAACACGATCTGGTCGCTGGTGGTGGTGCTGCCGACGATCTCGATCCCGTTCGCCGTCTGGCTGCTGATGGGGTTCTTCAAGAACGTGCCGATGGAGATCGAGGAGGCCGGCCTCGTGGACGGCTGCACTCGGTTCCAGGCGGTGCTGCACATCGTCCTGCCGATGAGCAAGGCGGGGCTGTCGGCGGCCGGGATGTTCGCCTTCGCGATCTCGTTGCAGGCGTTCCTCTACCCGCTGGTCTTCACGTCGAGCGCGGTGGTGAAGCCGGTCACCCTCGGGGTGGTGACGGACCTGATCCGTGGCGACATCTACTACTGGGGCGAGCTGATGGCCGGGGCGCTGATCGCCGGCCTGCCGGTGGCGATCCTGTTCAACCTGTTCCTCGACGACTTCGTGGAAGGCATCACCGGCGGCGCCTTCAAGTAGGGAGCCGGCAGCGCCGGGCTCGGTGGCGAGTCCGGCTCACGCGGAGAACTCGCTCACGCGAGGCATGCTCAGCCCCGGTGCGTGGACGGGCCGGGGGCACGCGGTCTGACCGAAGGAGGTTGACCCCCATGGTGCGCGAGACATCCGGCCCTGAGGATCGGGCGGTGAACGGAGCGGCGGCGT
This genomic stretch from Chloroflexota bacterium harbors:
- a CDS encoding carbohydrate ABC transporter permease, translating into MGLYVLVAVFPFYWMVITTFKTNSDLYTLANNPLWFNEPPTLSHIQYLFEKTLFGRWMLNSAIIGVCVVLITLVIATPAGYALARLDLPGAQQLGIVIFATYLVPPSLLFIPLTRVVYGLGLQNTIWSLVVVLPTISIPFAVWLLMGFFKNVPMEIEEAGLVDGCTRFQAVLHIVLPMSKAGLSAAGMFAFAISLQAFLYPLVFTSSAVVKPVTLGVVTDLIRGDIYYWGELMAGALIAGLPVAILFNLFLDDFVEGITGGAFK